The Diabrotica undecimpunctata isolate CICGRU chromosome 3, icDiaUnde3, whole genome shotgun sequence genome includes the window TTCGATTCAACTAAACCTGAAACTTGTATTATGTATCTAGATGCCACCAATCTTTATGGCGCTACCATGAGTCAACCTCTTCCATGGGGAAATTTTAGATGGTTAAGCGATGAAGAAATTAAACAGTTTAAtgtatttaatattgaaaatgatTACGAAAAAGGGTATGTACTAGAAGTAGACTTGCATTACCCACCCAATGTTCACGACGAACATAACGAGCTACCATTTTGCCCCGAGTCAATAGTACCACctaaaagtaaatacaaaaaactGATTCCTAATTTatacgataaaaaaaaatatgtaatacacTATAGAAATTTAAAACAATGTATACAGTACGGATTAAAGTTAGAAAAAGTGTACAGAATACTAGAATTTTCCCAATCAATgtggttaaaaaaatatattgatctAAATACTTTTCTCCGAAAcaacgccaaaaatgaatttgaGCGTGATCTTTTTAAGCTCCTTGTCAACGCTATATTCGGTAAGTCACTTGAGAATATTAACAGAAGAAACGATATTCGTCTATGTTCTCATTATGAGAATTTTCGAGGATCTTTGGGAGCAAAATCTTTAATTGCTAAACCAGAATTCAAGTCGTTGTCAATATTCAGCGAAAATTTAGTTGCTATTAATTTGAATAAAACAAAGATCATTTACGATAAACCGTTGTACGTTGGTTTTTCTATTCTGGATATATCTAAAACAttcatatataattttttttatggataCATTAAAAAAAAGTACCACAATAATGCTAGTCTTCTTTATACAGATACTGACTCACTTATTCTAGAAGTAGAAACACCAAACTTTTATGATGATATGAacaaaaatatacattattttgaTACATCCAACTATATGGAGAATAATATACACGGAATATACAAGACCGAGTCAATACTtggaaacatgaaaaatgaaTTTCCCACCAATACCTTGAAAGCTTTCTATGGCACCAGAGCTAAAGCTTATTGTATAGAGGCTGACACAGTTATCAAAAAAGCTAAAGGTGTTTCCAGACATGTTGTTAAAAACCAACTACAGTTAAATGATTATATTAGGGTTATTTATAATCAAGCCGCcatctttaaaaaaatgtatttctttAGGTCAGAAATGTACACTATTTACACCGAATTGCGAAACAAAATATCTTTAACACCTCAGGATGATAAGAGATATATTATTCCTGGAGATGTATCTACTCTTGCTTGGGGGCATTTTTTAATTAATCAACATAAAGGTACCATAGATGATCTTCTATCTGTTGCAAATGAGCTGATACACCCCACATTAGTTGATTTAGATAATATTCCCACTGAGGAATTGTTTCAAATTGATGCATTCCAGTATGATTCATACTTGTAAAATTTATATGTTTTGTAAacaatgtatattattttaattatttaatttttggatATAATGTATGTTAATAAAACCAAGTGTATGAACAAATCTTTTTATTTAAAACCTTAATTATTtctaataatacaaaaaatattgagAAAGTTGAACATAtagctatataataaaatattggtATGACTGTTTCCTTCTTAGGTATTTCATTATAAAGTTGCAACCACCCGGAATCAGTGATTTTTTCACTATAATGTCTAAAACGCAATTTATATTTGGTGCTGTTTAAAGGTATTTCAGTTTGTAAA containing:
- the LOC140435855 gene encoding uncharacterized protein — its product is MRRKGIFPYSYIDSFMKLEEKHLPPKEKIYDNLREEHITQEDYDRAQEVWDYFKCQTITDYGMLYLKSYVLLLADIFENFRKLCLKEYKLDPVHYFTAPSLTWDAMLKYTNIELQLLTDIDMLHFFEKGIRGGVASCVKRVAVANNRFLSNFDSTKPETCIMYLDATNLYGATMSQPLPWGNFRWLSDEEIKQFNVFNIENDYEKGYVLEVDLHYPPNVHDEHNELPFCPESIVPPKSKYKKLIPNLYDKKKYVIHYRNLKQCIQYGLKLEKVYRILEFSQSMWLKKYIDLNTFLRNNAKNEFERDLFKLLVNAIFGKSLENINRRNDIRLCSHYENFRGSLGAKSLIAKPEFKSLSIFSENLVAINLNKTKIIYDKPLYVGFSILDISKTFIYNFFYGYIKKKYHNNASLLYTDTDSLILEVETPNFYDDMNKNIHYFDTSNYMENNIHGIYKTESILGNMKNEFPTNTLKAFYGTRAKAYCIEADTVIKKAKGVSRHVVKNQLQLNDYIRVIYNQAAIFKKMYFFRSEMYTIYTELRNKISLTPQDDKRYIIPGDVSTLAWGHFLINQHKGTIDDLLSVANELIHPTLVDLDNIPTEELFQIDAFQYDSYL